In one window of Episyrphus balteatus chromosome 3, idEpiBalt1.1, whole genome shotgun sequence DNA:
- the LOC129914718 gene encoding histone-arginine methyltransferase CARMER isoform X1, whose translation MAVSTDRTFRGVNIYELANEAKLEFSNKYNGSCTLICNYDPQGITIRVVLDNDPNYSKEYLITSDVDTAQLGRQTHALTLDNDNVLLKFGTEKDHLKFRKIIDNVKRLRPKSVFSQRTEESSASQYFQFYGYLSQQQNMMQDYVRTSTYQKAILENSIDFNNKIILDVGAGSGILSFFAVQAGAAKVYAIEASNMAQYAQQLVESNNVQDRIFIMPGKIEEIDLPEKVDVIISEPMGYMLFNERMLETYLHARKWLKPNGKMFPTHGDLHIAPFSDESLYSEQYNKANFWYQSAFHGVDLTTLHKEGMKEYFRQPIVDTFDIRICMAKSVRHVCDFLRDNEKDLHNIDIPLEFHILQTGICHGLAFWFDVEFCGSSQQVWLSTSPTAPLTHWYQVRCLLPMPIFIKRGQMLTGRVLLEANRRQSYDVTIDLHIEGTLISSSNTLDLKNPYFRYTGAPVTAPPGTSAQSPSEQYWQHLDTQGVRNGAVNMVNGITVNGMGEASMDITHAIMNQTT comes from the exons ATGGCGGTGTCCACGGACAGAACATTTCGCGGAGTAAATATTTACGAGCTCGCCAACGAAGCGAAATTGGAATTTAGCAATAAATACAATGGAAGCTGCACATTAATCTGCAACTATGATCCGCAGGGTATCACGATAAGGGTCGTATTAG ATAATGACCCAAATTACAGTAAGGAATATCTGATAACATCTGATGTGGATACTGCTCAGCTGGGTCGTCAAACGCATGCCCTGACATTGGACAATGACAATGTTCTATTAAAATTTGGAACAGAAAAag ATCATCTTAAATTTCGCAAAATCATAGACAATGTTAAACGACTCCGCCCCAAATCAGTATTCTCACAACGAACTGAAGAGTCTTCCGCCTCAcagtattttcaattttatggtTATTTAAGTCAACAGCAAAACATGATGCAAGACTATGTACGAACGAGCACCTATCAAAAGGCCATCCTAGAGAATTCTATAGATTTTAAT aataaaattatattGGATGTTGGAGCTGGTTCTGGTATATTATCATTTTTTGCCGTACAAGCTGGTGCAGCTAAAGTTTATGCCATCGAAGCCAGTAATATGGCTCAATATGCCCAACAATTGGTCGAATCGAATAATGTTCAAGATCGAATATTTATAATGCCAGGTAAAATCGAAGAAATCGATTTGCCAGAAAAAGTCGATGTTATTATATCCGAACCAATGGGCTATATGCTATTTAATGAACGTATGCTTGAAACATATTTGCATGCGCGCAAATGGCTTAAACCAAATGGAAAAATGTTCCCTACACACGGTGATTTGCATATAGCACCGTTTAGCGATGAATCTCTATACTCAGAGCAATATAATAAGGCAAATTTTTGGTATCAATCAGCATTCCATGGTGTCGATTTGACAACATTGCATAAAGAGGGTATGAAAGAATATTTTAGGCAGCCAATTGTTGATACATTCGATATTAGAATTTGTATGGCCAAATCTGTGAGACATGTGTGTGATTTTTTGCGAGACAACGAAAAGGATTTACACAATATTg ATATTCCACTTGAGTTCCATATTTTACAAACTGGCATCTGTCATGGTCTGGCATTTTGGTTTGATGTCGAGTTTTGCGGTTCGAGTCAGCAAGTTTGGCTGTCAACTTCGCCAACGGCACCTCTCACTCACTGGTATCAAGTTCGTTGTCTACTGCCAATGCCAATATTCATAAAACGAGGACAAATGTTAACCGGAAGAGTATTGCTCGAAGCGAATCGTCGACAATCTTACGATGTTACAATTGATTTACACATCGAAGGAACTCTTATATCATCGAGTAATACACTCGATTTGAAGAATCCTTACTTTAGATATACCGGAGCCCCAGTGACAGCTCCACCTGGCACCAGTGCCCAGTCACCCTCCGAACAATATTGGCAGCATTTAGATACCCAAGGAGTTAGAAATGGtg ctGTGAATATGGTGAATGGAATCACGGTCAATGGAATGGGAGAGGCGTCAATGGACATCACACATGCCATAATGAATCAAACCacctaa
- the LOC129914718 gene encoding histone-arginine methyltransferase CARMER isoform X2, which yields MAVSTDRTFRGVNIYELANEAKLEFSNKYNGSCTLICNYDPQGITIRVVLDNDPNYSKEYLITSDVDTAQLGRQTHALTLDNDNVLLKFGTEKDHLKFRKIIDNVKRLRPKSVFSQRTEESSASQYFQFYGYLSQQQNMMQDYVRTSTYQKAILENSIDFNNKIILDVGAGSGILSFFAVQAGAAKVYAIEASNMAQYAQQLVESNNVQDRIFIMPGKIEEIDLPEKVDVIISEPMGYMLFNERMLETYLHARKWLKPNGKMFPTHGDLHIAPFSDESLYSEQYNKANFWYQSAFHGVDLTTLHKEGMKEYFRQPIVDTFDIRICMAKSVRHVCDFLRDNEKDLHNIDIPLEFHILQTGICHGLAFWFDVEFCGSSQQVWLSTSPTAPLTHWYQVRCLLPMPIFIKRGQMLTGRVLLEANRRQSYDVTIDLHIEGTLISSSNTLDLKNPYFRYTGAPVTAPPGTSAQSPSEQYWQHLDTQGVRNAVNMVNGITVNGMGEASMDITHAIMNQTT from the exons ATGGCGGTGTCCACGGACAGAACATTTCGCGGAGTAAATATTTACGAGCTCGCCAACGAAGCGAAATTGGAATTTAGCAATAAATACAATGGAAGCTGCACATTAATCTGCAACTATGATCCGCAGGGTATCACGATAAGGGTCGTATTAG ATAATGACCCAAATTACAGTAAGGAATATCTGATAACATCTGATGTGGATACTGCTCAGCTGGGTCGTCAAACGCATGCCCTGACATTGGACAATGACAATGTTCTATTAAAATTTGGAACAGAAAAag ATCATCTTAAATTTCGCAAAATCATAGACAATGTTAAACGACTCCGCCCCAAATCAGTATTCTCACAACGAACTGAAGAGTCTTCCGCCTCAcagtattttcaattttatggtTATTTAAGTCAACAGCAAAACATGATGCAAGACTATGTACGAACGAGCACCTATCAAAAGGCCATCCTAGAGAATTCTATAGATTTTAAT aataaaattatattGGATGTTGGAGCTGGTTCTGGTATATTATCATTTTTTGCCGTACAAGCTGGTGCAGCTAAAGTTTATGCCATCGAAGCCAGTAATATGGCTCAATATGCCCAACAATTGGTCGAATCGAATAATGTTCAAGATCGAATATTTATAATGCCAGGTAAAATCGAAGAAATCGATTTGCCAGAAAAAGTCGATGTTATTATATCCGAACCAATGGGCTATATGCTATTTAATGAACGTATGCTTGAAACATATTTGCATGCGCGCAAATGGCTTAAACCAAATGGAAAAATGTTCCCTACACACGGTGATTTGCATATAGCACCGTTTAGCGATGAATCTCTATACTCAGAGCAATATAATAAGGCAAATTTTTGGTATCAATCAGCATTCCATGGTGTCGATTTGACAACATTGCATAAAGAGGGTATGAAAGAATATTTTAGGCAGCCAATTGTTGATACATTCGATATTAGAATTTGTATGGCCAAATCTGTGAGACATGTGTGTGATTTTTTGCGAGACAACGAAAAGGATTTACACAATATTg ATATTCCACTTGAGTTCCATATTTTACAAACTGGCATCTGTCATGGTCTGGCATTTTGGTTTGATGTCGAGTTTTGCGGTTCGAGTCAGCAAGTTTGGCTGTCAACTTCGCCAACGGCACCTCTCACTCACTGGTATCAAGTTCGTTGTCTACTGCCAATGCCAATATTCATAAAACGAGGACAAATGTTAACCGGAAGAGTATTGCTCGAAGCGAATCGTCGACAATCTTACGATGTTACAATTGATTTACACATCGAAGGAACTCTTATATCATCGAGTAATACACTCGATTTGAAGAATCCTTACTTTAGATATACCGGAGCCCCAGTGACAGCTCCACCTGGCACCAGTGCCCAGTCACCCTCCGAACAATATTGGCAGCATTTAGATACCCAAGGAGTTAGAAATG ctGTGAATATGGTGAATGGAATCACGGTCAATGGAATGGGAGAGGCGTCAATGGACATCACACATGCCATAATGAATCAAACCacctaa